aagaatcccaccaatcctgagctgctccctagagttgaccagaagcatacaacaccttctcaagatcgtagcattgtgctatgttaagttgcttctctacagcacgcaaccaatcatctgcctccatagggtctgaggcatgagtgaacaccggtgggcgacccttcataaactctccatgcttatctctgacctgaacaggcggtggtcctcttgcaggttcattgtccaagcgctgcatcatagcttgcatcaactgcgcttgcattcccaatatttgttccatggtcacaggtggcggtggtggtggatttatgagagcatcacgcccacgaccatggcctctgcctcttcctcctcttgcggccatctgttttccaacaaatgcacaaaatttagagatttttcaaattatagagaacttacaaaagataagaaccaatgctgagaattttctggacaagattcaaattcagcagttcagtaaaactgttataactcgagtttcagagatccaatagaggtgtaccaagaacagttggaaagcttaggagatcagctacaacttttatttagataacttttacagattctgatatacacatggtcaaaagtagagctaaaccgaatctatTCTGGGTTCTAGactgcgcaggaacatcaacctGTGACagttagatctcacaaacctgaatagctattgacgtgattcaagagacatttgaaagatacagaagtctagttatctccacaaaaatttcagaatttttgacagcccagatttcgagatacaagataaagaacacaggctgctccagaaatcagcacagcagagataagataaagcaaaccatctgcattaagatttcatctaatcttaaggttccaatctaaggaagttgtggacatgcccacaaacttctagcaaacaaccaaactccaaatcaaccaagttcacaaattaaaacatctaatcatccaagttcacaaggccaaacaagactaaatatgaaacacgaactaacgacgtggtaatctaaatcaaggcacctaacacctatggagcggtgtcaatcattgtgaatgaccggcgcttcttcttgtagatcgatggctgcccaagttgagctcgaagttcatccacttgcttctggaggcgtctcttagccctctgtgatgcacgcagttctcccttgacctcttcgtccaccccctgcatggcatggacatgctgcactgtCGCTTcaagagttgggtcactctctggtggagccaagacctgccaaacaccctcatgatcattgcgaggaaggaacctgaagcgatcctccctcatggccttaaagcgacgaccatggtagtagatgtaagcttcctgcgctgcatcttccatgccatccaaggcatgggcccttctagcagtggcacggtggacagtctccacctcatgtccattcttgatgtcgttccaagcgatgaccaccagctctaccttccagaaggtggcctccaatggatgctggtactctgcacagtgatagctgatggaggcatgcaggtcggggtagtagtcgtccagcacatggatgaggagggtgtggtagtaggctgtctctggggctggcttgaagtagtacttgcacttccagcctatctcctcatccaccacatgGACAGCTGGGGATGGCGCAGGTGTAGGTGAAATGGCGgatgactcctcaggtgtagttACAACAAGATAGACCGGTGcgacagctggagtaggagcaggtgcaggtgtcggggtagtCATCTCCTTATCGTCGGAGAttatcacaatctccttctccgcctgtggagcacgtggggtgaacaaggcacgatagccagcagtgctgaggcgggcAGTCTTCgagttatgagacatctatagatttaaagtgagatagaattagaatcaataattttatataatagattaaggtatgaaaagcataaatgttttaataaaataacaagaataagacagtaagcaagaaaccagatgAGCAAATATGCTAAAATGaccgttttctaactaggcttgcgtcctacagtcaacctggctctgataccaatttgtcacacccaattttaaggataaaattgaatgcactaactcatgtgtgcctagggatcaatcacacacacaagctgacaaattacataaagtatcatcacggtgtctcttacatcagatccataatataacttagtcttacatcacacggcggaatataaaaagataactctctcgtgggacttcatcacagggaaggtcaactggttgaccataagcctaataatccttaggaaattcctcatacccattgtcatctgttatccatccgagatttttgtccaaataaagaaataaacaagcgtaagtacttcccgtacttaacaagttaacatggggttatgaagctcaaaaaggttgacactgatttactgcagttagcatttttagtaagtcaagcttttattatcaggtaTTATCAATTTATGCTTaaactcccatttaatcccatatgaacagatattagggtcaagtgtatcatatatcatcatagaacatcttaaatgatcatcaacaagtaaacAGTTATTATGTGAGTTttccaggccgctcgtgaccgtgagcacggctgttataacagtttgttaccctctgcagaggtggtgcacattcaccacgagttgtgattcccatatgcccgggttaattactcccatgtcactgccaaggtgagcgggcatggtacactatgaagccatttcataggtttctctaacaagttagggccgctaggtttcctcgacagacagatgtaggaaccccctttcctatggcacatatccatcgcggctatacacatagcaacagaggcagccctatacccaacgtggcaagccccttttgcgccataaaggtaacctctaacaagctagaaaatgtcctattactgagctaaagtcatagccatatgactctcccggttgcactgtcagtcccagcttttgtcgacagataagtccttatggagggccgggagcaacatgatcaaaagtcatttgcaccttcgccctatggatcagttgttataaatcatgttatacttttagttccatagaatcattcatcatcatgtagatcatgttcaattagagcactagcaatctacccatatgcaattaacccataggagtcaagggaacaagtcatcaatgactagaatgtccttatggttaccaaaattagacacatgcacatgagtaaatgattaaagtgaataggacatcaaggtaggcccatgctatacttgccttggttcacaaactcttgctagtcctgttggtcgtcgaagaactcttggtctccaacgttctcctcaccgtctgaacgcgaccaacacggcaacatacaacattccaaaggcattcatgcaaagcaaagattcctataattagaacagtacaccaacagtatagaaaacaagataaaatgtttgtgaaaataatctacgtctcgctacgatcacgtcaacgcgaagctcacaaaaaacggagctaaaatgcgaaagttatgatttaaacgggattttctatagcaatatatttaattaaatctaaccatgaaatttaaaagttacaaacttgattaacagtggtactaacgcgtagattatgaaattatgaagctaacgcaattggaacgggttaattcggagctaaaacgacgattttataagcaaaacagtacaaatagcatttctgtaaatactgaaaacgtattttagactaaagcagtgaactttacgctttcaaaacgagaaagcgtactcggggaaatgcgctaaggacggcgggttctattacgcgaaatcagaggggttctttagcaaaactacccgcgaaggggtatcggccaacggTGGCCGTCGGATTTGAAATGAATGGCCAGAAATAGATCTGGGGAGAGAGAAGgggtggccggccggaacagtgtttccggCGGCTGttcagccatggccgacggcgagatCACGCCGGCGAGCACGGTTAGGGGCCTACGGGCCACGGATTGCGTATCCAAGAGCACCGGGGAGCTGCGGGTGTTCTCGCGAACTCGACCAGGCCGAGAAGACGGCCGGTGGGCGCGGttggcgcggtggccgccatagCCGGCGAGCAAGAGCTCACGGGCGCCCGTGGATAGGGCTCTAGAAGCCACGAAACTCAAAATAAACGGCatgggaggagagaggggagtacGGCGAGGCTCACCACGGCGAAATTTCGGAGCGGAGGCAGCTCAGGGACGGTGTTTCACGCGGAGGGCGGACGGCGGAACCGGCGTCGCGGCGGTTGTGCCTTCCGTGCACAGCGAGCGCGAAGGAGggagcgggggcagcaggggGGCGCGCGGGGGGTCTCGGCTTCGCTTTAAAGAGGCCGGGGAgcagggggcgctcccacgatcgAGGACGTGGGCGGCGTTTGCGGCTGCGCCAGGCGCGGGCGGTTGCGGGTCACGCGGGAGGAAGGGGGAGGAGCTGACAGGCGGGGCCGGGTGGTCAGCGGGGACAAGGAAGGGGGAGGCGCGGCGGTTGCTCGCgggagctgggctggcgcggagCTGGGCCGGCGCGGTCCGCAAGAGAGGAGGCCGAGTTGGGCTGGCGGGGAAATTGCCTTGTGGGCCGAAAACAGAGAAGGGGGAAGAGAAAATAATAaactccttttctatttcctaaaacatatttttttcaaaaccaattccaattcaaatttcaattctctttgaaatttttgatcactaccaaacattcacaaaataatatgcagcgacatgaatgcacatacatgttactattttatgataaattttaaattcatgagaaatttatttatttctacatttcatgagcacaaaatacagaattaaatcattttaaacctattttccaaaagaagcaaattttgggtgttacaaaggtATACCTGTGAAGAGTTGGAACTGTTTCAACGTTTAATTTTGAGATTTGTCGGAAGCATCGGCAGTAAGGTTCTATGGCAGATTTTTTTTCTGTGTGTGTGTGCACCAACTGTGGCACATGTGAGAAAGAACTGTTGTACGCTATTCTGCATGTAGGGAAATTTCTTTATAACTAGCAATTCCCTTATCTTTTGTCGCAATCAATTGGTATGTTTGGCTTACACGTATGGCATTCATGTGGTGCTCAGGAATCCTGAAGGATTCACCACATGTCACTTAATTTTGTTCTCTTGTTTTGGTTGATAATGATGCATGGCGGTCAACAAAACTAGTTCAAGGCCATGGTTAGTCTGAGTGGAACTATCAGTACATGTTCATATTATGAAGTATCTATGATCTTTGAACACATAACATGCAATTTTCATGGTTCTCAACATGTTTTTGACAATCACTTACTGTTTAATTTAATTATTCAACAGGCTTCCTGTGTACCAGCAGTTCTTTTCTCGTGCATGTATGAGGATTAACATAAATTGAATTTCATGTA
The sequence above is drawn from the Miscanthus floridulus cultivar M001 chromosome 15, ASM1932011v1, whole genome shotgun sequence genome and encodes:
- the LOC136506478 gene encoding uncharacterized protein; its protein translation is MQYRFCCLDPLFDGTESIQPMLSAYERIDVHLQRSSFPSFLPYAHISSGIIIEMSHNSKTARLSTAGYRALFTPRAPQAEKEIVIISDDKEMTTPTPAPAPTPAVAPVYLVVTTPEESSAISPTPAPSPAVHVVDEEIGWKCKYYFKPAPETAYYHTLLIHVLDDYYPDLHASISYHCAEYQHPLEATFWKVELVVIAWNDIKNGHEVETVHRATARRAHALDGMEDAAQEAYIYYHGRRFKAMREDRFRFLPRNDHEGVWQVLAPPESDPTLEATVQHVHAMQGVDEEVKGELRASQRAKRRLQKQVDELRAQLGQPSIYKKKRRSFTMIDTAP